CACCCACAAAGAGGATCGGATGGTATCCGCCCGCTTCGAGATAGGCGTCCCGCCGTGCCACGGCGGCACAGGCCAAGAACCCGAGCACTTGTGGCCCCGGGAGGTCGGCGGCGAGTCCGAGGGGGGATGCGGCGAGCCTGCCGTTCAGCGGGTCCGGCTCGCCCTCCGGGCCGACAAGGACGCTGGCCGCGAGCAGTCCGAGCCGGTCGTGCCGGTCCAGGAGGTCCGCCGCCCGGCGCAGTGAGCCCGGCGCCCACCAGGAGTCGTCGTCGCTGAAGGCCACGTACCGGGTCCGGGCCCGGCGTACGCCCAGGTTGCGGCCAGCCGCGGCGAGGTTGCGGCCGGGCGTGAGGACAGTCGCCTGCGGATGGCGCTCGGCCACTGCCCGCAGGGTGCCGTCGGTCGAGGCGTTGTCGACGACGATCACCGGTGGTGCCTCGGGAAGCGCGGCCAGCCGGTCAAGTGAGTGCAGCAGTTGTTCCCGGCGGTTGTGGGTGATCAGGACGACAGTGGTGCGCGGATCAGCACTCGCAGCTTCCACATCGCGCACGGCGGCTCCTTCAGCGAACCTCGGCAGCCTGCCCGAGGCGAGGCCGGCGGTCGGCGGTGGCCACGGCTTGGTTCCGACCGGTAGGTACGAGGCACCATCGTGGACCAGCGCGAGCAGCCCGTATTCCGGCACGCGCGCAGCCGGCGTGCTGTTCACCCGTACGAGCGCCGGACAACCGGGCGGGTACGTGCCGCGCCGGTGGGAGGGGCTGTCGGCCTGTACCGGCTGGTGACCCCCGCGCTCGCGCCCGGCGTGCCGGCGCACAAACGTGGGCATGACCCCGCCAAGTGACGGTCCGGAGGAAGTGCCGGTGCCGAGGAGAGGGGAACCACGTGGCGTGGCCGCCCAGTGTCATTGTCATCCTGACCGATCAGCAGCGCTGGGACACCACAAGGGTCCACGGCAATCCGGCGGACGTGACGCCCGAGTTCGACGGGATCGCCCGTGCCGGGACCCATTTCTCATTGGCGTTCACGCCCCAACCGGTGTGCGCCCCGGCTCGGGCGGCTCTGCAAACCGGGTGTTGGCCCACCATGACGGGGGTGTTCCGCAACGGGATCGCCCTGCCGGCCGGTGTGTCCACGCTGGCATCGGTGTTCAAGGAAGCCGGATATGTCACGGGGTACATCGGCAAGTGGCACCTCGGTGGGGTGGATGCCGCCGAGGCAGGACCGGTACCACCCGGCCGGCGGGGTGGATACCGGCGGTGGTTGGCGAGCGATCTGCTCGAATTCACGTCGGATGCCTACCGGACGGTGCTGTGGGACGAGTCAGGGCAACCCGTGCGGCTGATCGGTTACCGGTCCGACGCGCTGATGGACGCTGCGGTCCGGTTCGTCGCCGATCACTGCGACCACCGATTCCTCTTGTTCGTGTCACTCCTGGAGCAACATCACCGGAATGGCACCGACGACCGGCCCCCGCCGGATACCGGGAACGGTATGAGGGACGATGGCTGCCACCCGACCTCGCGGCTCTGTCCCCCGCCGCTCCGAACGGTGGGGCACACCGGTACCAGGGGGCTACCTCGGGCAGATCAAACGCGTAGACGAGGGGGTGGGGCGCTTGCGGGACGCGCTTCGCGGCCTGGGTACCGAGGATCGCACGGTGTTGGCCTGGACTGCCGACCACGGCTCACATTTCCGGACCCCGCAACCAGGAGTACAAACGGTCGGCGCACGACGCGTCCGTGCGAGTGCCCCTGGCCATGATCGGGCCCGGTTTCACGGGCGGTGGGCGGGTGCACCGGCCGGTGAGCACCGTGGACCTGGCACCCACCCTGATCGAGGCGGCGGGTCTGAGTGTGCCCGCGTCCATGCAGGGCCGGTCGCTACTGCCCCTGGTCGGGGGCGGCTCCGAGGCGGACCGCCCGGGCGAGGTGTTCTTCCAGATCAGCGAATCGCACGAGTTGGAGCACCTGGCCGGACTGGCGTCACACCGGGAGGTCGCCGACCGTCTTCGGGTCGCCCTCGCGCCCTGGAGGGACCGGGCGGGCGAGGAGAAGACAGTGATCGAGGCGGCGGCTGAACGTGTCCTGGACGGACGTTCGCCGCACTCCCCCGTCGCCGCTCTGCCGTGGGAGACGCTACCGTTCGCGCACCGCCAACCGGCGTCGGACCAAGAAGATCAGCTCCTGCGCCTGGCTGATCACGCCCTGGGACTGGCCACCCGTCCGACTCCGCCGTGCCTCGTCAGGGGGTGCGCCGCACCGGCCCCACTCGCATGGTGTTCCTCGGGCTCCGGACCGCCTGATCGATCACCTTCTTGTCGATTCGCGCGGCGGCTGTACCGCGCCCACCTACGGTCGTTGTCCGGGCC
This Streptomyces sp. NBC_00539 DNA region includes the following protein-coding sequences:
- a CDS encoding sulfatase/phosphatase domain-containing protein codes for the protein MIGPGFTGGGRVHRPVSTVDLAPTLIEAAGLSVPASMQGRSLLPLVGGGSEADRPGEVFFQISESHELEHLAGLASHREVADRLRVALAPWRDRAGEEKTVIEAAAERVLDGRSPHSPVAALPWETLPFAHRQPASDQEDQLLRLADHALGLATRPTPPCLVRGCAAPAPLAWCSSGSGPPDRSPSCRFARRLYRAHLRSLSGPRSHSLLCNSQGRTSEPHRGGTTSSRSDRKQKVLTHANLAEPVERVEPTSPVLRRRPANSD
- a CDS encoding glycosyltransferase family 2 protein; the encoded protein is MEAASADPRTTVVLITHNRREQLLHSLDRLAALPEAPPVIVVDNASTDGTLRAVAERHPQATVLTPGRNLAAAGRNLGVRRARTRYVAFSDDDSWWAPGSLRRAADLLDRHDRLGLLAASVLVGPEGEPDPLNGRLAASPLGLAADLPGPQVLGFLACAAVARRDAYLEAGGYHPILFVGGEETLLAYDLASRGWGVCHCPDVIAVHCPTGGVRAGRPAVQRRNAALTAWLRRPLPVALRHTRKLAVEARRNPEARTALRELFKRLPAALRERRPLPAAVEAAARRLEAEAAQL